Part of the Prochlorococcus sp. MIT 0603 genome is shown below.
GGATTATGCTTGGTTGCGATATTTATGATTTCTTTTTATAGACTTGCTGGATTTGTGGCGATCATAGCTCTTTCTTTTTACTCATTATTTAATATTGCTATCTATGCTCTTGTCCCAGTAACACTTACATTGCCAGGGATAGCAGGATTTATTTTGAGTATTGGAATGGCTGTTGATGCAAATGTCCTCATTTTTGAAAGAGTTAAAGATGAGCTGAGGAGTGGAAATACACTTATTAGATCAATAGAAACAGGTTTTTCACAGGCTTTTTCCTCTATTATTGATGGTCATATAACTACTTTAATTAGTTGTATATCTCTCTTCTATTTGGGGACAGGTTTTGTTAAAGGTTTTGCTGCGACTTTAGGACTTGGTGTGTTTCTGAGCTTGTTTACAGCCTTAAGCTGTACGCGTGTGCTTCTTAGATTCCTTATGAGTTATAAAAGTTTGAGGCGACCTACTAACTTCTTGCCAATAAAATACCTCCCTAAAGAACTTACATGAATTAGGCCTGTGTCATTTACTCCTGAAAAATCAAATTCGAAGCCGATAATTGCTTTATCCCGTCATAGAACCAAGGTTTGGTTCATTTCTGGGGTTGCGGTTTTAATAAGTTTAATTGGTTTTGTTTGCTCTTGGTTAGATCCTGAAATAGGGCTCCCTTTGCGTCCAGGCTTAGACTTTACTGGTGGGACTCAAATTAGACTTGAGCGAAAATGTCAAAATAATTGCAAAGCAATTAATACGTCAGTTGTAAATGATGCTTTAAGAAAGCTTTCCTCTTCCAATAATGATAGTTCTAAAAAATTCCTTGGAGCTCGAATTCAGTTTCTTGATGAATACAAATCCTTGTCAGTAAGGTTGCCTTCACTATCTGCTTCAGAGAGTAAAAGTGTTATTGAATCTATAAGCAATGTTGCAGGACCATTTGTAATAGAGGGGCAATCTGTAGAAACTATTGGTCCTGCTTTAGGGGCTAAGTTGCTCAAGACTACACTTGTGTCGCTTCTCGCTGCATTTTCTTGTGTTGCTCTTTATATTTCACTGAGATTTGATAGACGATTTTCTTTTTTCGCATTATTAGCTTTATTGCATGATGTCTTGATTGTATGCGGAATATTTTCTTGGTTAGGGATTCTATTGGATCTAGAAGTTAATAGTCTTTTTGCAGTCTCATTATTGACTATAGCTGGCTATTCAGTTAATGACACTGTGGTCGTTTTTGACAGAATCCGTGAAATTAACAAACAAGAGAGCATATTATCTTCTAAGCAGAAAATAGACCTTGCTGTATCGGCAACTCTTACAAGGACGCTTTATACAAGCGGAACAACTTTATTGCCTTTATTAGCCTTAATATTTTTCGGAGGAGATACTCTTTACTGGTTTGCGATTGCTTTAGCGATTGGAGTAGTGGTAGGTAGTTGGTCTAGCATTGCATTAGTCCCTTCACTCCTTAATCTCAAAAAAGATAAATAAAATGAAAGAAGTTAGAACATATACATTGATTTATTATATAAGAATAGAATTTGGTTAAAATTTTAAAATCTATTTGCATACCACTATTACTTTCTATCTTATCTCTTTGGGATTTAAGGTTAGAAATAATTCTGCTTTTTGATAATTTCACCTTTATATCTTTGCTTTATGCCATTTACCATCACCCTCTGGCTATTGCAACCTTAATACTTATCCCTAATATGACAAATAAATACTTGAGATGATACGTATTAGGCTTCATCTAATATTAACTAGGAAACCCAATAGAATTTTTGTTGTCTAATATATCGTGAATAATTAGTTCTTTTATTAAAACTTGAATTACAACAGCAAGTGGTAAAGAAAGTAATAATCCTATAGGCCCAAAGATTATTGTGAAAACAAATTGAGCGGTTAAAGTAATTGCTGGAAGCAATTTAACTTGGTATTGTATTAAGGATGGTGTTATTACATAACTCTCCAGATTCTGAATAGCAATATAGGAGATAAGTATAGCAATTGATTTTGATGGTTCATCTAAGAGTGCAACTGAAATAGGGAAAATGGTACTTATTGTAGGACCTATGTTTGGAATGATATTTAAAACGCCTGCAATTAATGCATTTGCTACAACAAGCTTTATCCCAAGTAAGTATAAAGTAATTCCAGTAAGTAATGCTACAAAAGTAGAGCTTATGATTACAGCTGATAGCCAATTGCTTAAGGCCTCTCCACAAGAGAGGAGAATTTGTCTTGTCCTTCTTCTATAAAAAGATGGAGTTAACTTTATGATAATTTCCTTGTAAGATTCAGGTTGAAAGGAGATCATTAAACTAATTGATATAACAAAGAGTGTTTGTATTATTCCAACACCTAAATTGCCAGCAATATCTAATAACTTTTTAAAACTATCAGTAATACCATTTGCTAGAGCCACACCATCAGGTAAAGGGTCAAACTCCTTTAATTCAAATAAATCATTTGGAGCAAGGCTAGGATTTAATGTATTAATTATACTTGATAGTTTTTCAAGCCAGAATTTAATTATATCCCAAAGAGCTTTTGCTGAAGAAGGTAGCTGAATGATAAGTTGTTGAAACTCTTGAGTGAATTGAGGAATTATAATTACTAATGATAATGTTAATAATAAAAGGACACTTATTATTGATATAAGCCAACAGATTTGTCT
Proteins encoded:
- the secF gene encoding protein translocase subunit SecF, which encodes MSFTPEKSNSKPIIALSRHRTKVWFISGVAVLISLIGFVCSWLDPEIGLPLRPGLDFTGGTQIRLERKCQNNCKAINTSVVNDALRKLSSSNNDSSKKFLGARIQFLDEYKSLSVRLPSLSASESKSVIESISNVAGPFVIEGQSVETIGPALGAKLLKTTLVSLLAAFSCVALYISLRFDRRFSFFALLALLHDVLIVCGIFSWLGILLDLEVNSLFAVSLLTIAGYSVNDTVVVFDRIREINKQESILSSKQKIDLAVSATLTRTLYTSGTTLLPLLALIFFGGDTLYWFAIALAIGVVVGSWSSIALVPSLLNLKKDK
- a CDS encoding AI-2E family transporter, which gives rise to MKFFNWLNLTALITAFFLIWSLREVVILIFAGIVIAMALCTLTGKINYFIPIPRQICWLISIISVLLLLTLSLVIIIPQFTQEFQQLIIQLPSSAKALWDIIKFWLEKLSSIINTLNPSLAPNDLFELKEFDPLPDGVALANGITDSFKKLLDIAGNLGVGIIQTLFVISISLMISFQPESYKEIIIKLTPSFYRRRTRQILLSCGEALSNWLSAVIISSTFVALLTGITLYLLGIKLVVANALIAGVLNIIPNIGPTISTIFPISVALLDEPSKSIAILISYIAIQNLESYVITPSLIQYQVKLLPAITLTAQFVFTIIFGPIGLLLSLPLAVVIQVLIKELIIHDILDNKNSIGFPS